One segment of Candidatus Acidiferrales bacterium DNA contains the following:
- a CDS encoding sigma-70 family RNA polymerase sigma factor: protein MSDLAQTLSWIQDETQLLTELRSGSDTAFDWLVTYYHASVYNVIYSIIADRSDAADVTQEVFLKVFRGIGGFRQGSSLKTWLYRIAVRESLNHRRWWQRHSKHEVSIDFSASDNQSAAELPDADATPFDRFARNELQTVVRNALSELPEVYRSAVILRDLEGLSYEEVSEVLEISVATVKTRILRGRRALRKILDPVLHEPSASAVRSELPREGAVMLSAASGVSESPLSSYAAMAMNRGSGGA, encoded by the coding sequence ATGTCGGATTTGGCGCAGACTCTATCCTGGATTCAAGATGAGACGCAGCTACTCACCGAGCTGAGGTCCGGCTCGGATACTGCCTTCGATTGGCTTGTCACCTATTACCACGCCTCGGTTTACAACGTCATTTACAGCATTATTGCCGATCGCAGCGATGCAGCCGACGTAACTCAGGAGGTCTTCCTCAAGGTTTTCCGCGGCATTGGCGGTTTCCGCCAGGGCAGTTCGTTGAAGACGTGGCTCTATCGCATTGCCGTGCGCGAGTCGCTGAACCATCGCCGCTGGTGGCAGCGTCACAGCAAGCACGAAGTGTCCATTGATTTCTCGGCAAGCGATAATCAGTCCGCTGCTGAATTGCCAGACGCCGATGCGACGCCGTTTGATCGCTTCGCCAGGAATGAGTTGCAGACCGTCGTGCGCAATGCGCTCTCCGAGCTGCCGGAAGTCTATCGCAGTGCCGTAATTCTGCGTGATCTCGAGGGGCTTTCCTATGAGGAAGTATCCGAAGTCCTGGAAATCTCGGTCGCCACGGTCAAGACACGCATTCTTCGCGGACGCCGAGCTTTGAGAAAAATCCTGGACCCGGTGTTGCACGAGCCGTCGGCTTCCGCAGTTCGAAGCGAATTGCCGCGCGAAGGCGCAGTCATGCTTTCGGCGGCGAGCGGCGTTTCGGAGTCGCCGCTGAGTTCTTATGCTGCTATGGCAATGAATCGGGGAAGTGGAGGCGCATAA
- a CDS encoding zf-HC2 domain-containing protein, whose translation MTCREVSRHLAGYLDGAGPTDRHANVRVHLENCASCRADLESYRRLAQALAGAKAMMPPADLATRIRVEASRLQVYKSASRPILSRARMFFEHILRPLAVPATGGLLTAAFVFVFLVQSLIVGMPMGNIPNDLPTDLIQPARLESLAPFPLPALLGDGKGSASGMLKVEATVNAEGQVGDYKILSGPDDAAIRHQIDQILIFSRFRPELNFGRPTSGGQVIVTFSEVRVRG comes from the coding sequence ATGACCTGCCGAGAAGTTTCACGGCATCTGGCGGGCTATTTGGATGGCGCAGGTCCGACGGACCGGCACGCGAATGTTCGCGTGCACCTGGAAAATTGTGCATCCTGCCGCGCGGACCTGGAAAGCTATCGCCGCTTGGCGCAAGCGCTCGCGGGTGCGAAGGCGATGATGCCACCTGCGGACCTCGCCACGCGCATCCGCGTCGAGGCTTCTCGCCTTCAGGTTTATAAGAGTGCCAGTCGGCCGATTCTCTCCCGTGCGCGCATGTTCTTCGAGCATATTTTGCGGCCACTGGCTGTTCCCGCGACCGGTGGTTTGTTGACTGCTGCATTTGTCTTCGTGTTTCTGGTTCAGAGCCTCATCGTGGGCATGCCAATGGGGAATATTCCCAACGACCTCCCAACGGATTTGATTCAACCGGCGCGTCTGGAGAGTCTCGCGCCATTCCCTCTGCCTGCTCTTTTGGGCGATGGCAAAGGCTCGGCCTCCGGAATGCTCAAGGTAGAGGCCACGGTCAATGCCGAAGGGCAAGTGGGCGACTACAAGATTCTTTCCGGACCGGACGACGCGGCCATTCGCCACCAGATTGATCAGATCCTGATTTTTTCTCGGTTTCGGCCTGAGCTCAATTTCGGCCGGCCGACGTCCGGCGGTCAGGTGATCGTCACATTTAGTGAGGTTCGCGTTCGCGGCTGA
- a CDS encoding tetratricopeptide repeat protein, whose protein sequence is MKSRGTSRHLVLCVSVAIALCLLWAASAVRASAQETTEATENSPNPITVQLSPQLFATMCALDAAGFGANSTNLNLSPLETDIQARMLQLKGPAAVAVRQFYSQHQHADPEETLAPYLSFALAVGPPPEFHFMVSHDELPPAVLSIDGFSDVLRDFYSEAQIDHEWAAAEPDMEREADRLTDPFRQIVLQSTVYLRQILTPEQGRTFTVIPSMLVGPRVDFRNVGNHYIVVVGEGSVLPLEDIRHAFLHFLLDPDVLSYQPAISTRRALLSIAARAPQLPYAYQDDFVGLFDECLVRAVELKLRKLAPAPLETLLSANDRTGFILVRPVYEQLAVFEKDQSSMRLYMPDLIRSIKVAQEQKRLQSVQFAPAGERIQSGGIGGEGASANAVGEAVVNNALMRGDRQIALQDASGAAATFQSVLDQHPNLPRALYGLALASLLQNQGQKAEDIFEKLIQPPNSGSKQLPPSPDILAWSHVYLGRMHDVQGDRDGAMNEYRAALVVNGAPEAARAAAQQGIDSPYRPPAGAQKQ, encoded by the coding sequence ATGAAGAGTCGAGGAACTAGTCGGCATCTGGTCCTGTGTGTTTCCGTCGCCATCGCTTTGTGTTTGCTTTGGGCTGCTTCTGCGGTTCGAGCCTCCGCGCAGGAAACGACGGAGGCCACGGAAAACTCGCCCAATCCAATCACCGTGCAGTTGAGTCCGCAACTGTTCGCCACCATGTGCGCTCTGGACGCCGCGGGTTTTGGCGCCAATTCGACCAATCTCAATTTAAGTCCTCTCGAAACCGACATTCAGGCACGCATGCTTCAATTAAAGGGCCCTGCCGCTGTCGCCGTTCGCCAGTTTTATTCTCAGCATCAGCATGCCGACCCTGAGGAAACACTCGCGCCGTATCTGTCTTTCGCTCTGGCTGTCGGGCCTCCGCCGGAATTTCATTTCATGGTTTCGCATGATGAATTGCCTCCCGCTGTGCTTTCCATCGACGGCTTTTCCGACGTCCTTCGCGATTTCTACTCCGAAGCGCAGATTGACCATGAGTGGGCAGCCGCCGAACCAGATATGGAGCGTGAGGCGGACCGTCTCACGGATCCTTTTCGGCAGATCGTTCTTCAAAGCACAGTCTATCTCCGTCAAATTCTCACGCCTGAGCAAGGCCGCACGTTCACCGTGATTCCCTCGATGTTGGTCGGCCCGCGCGTGGATTTTCGGAACGTGGGAAACCATTACATTGTCGTTGTCGGAGAAGGCTCAGTACTTCCTCTGGAAGATATTCGCCATGCCTTCCTGCATTTTCTACTGGATCCCGACGTTCTCAGCTACCAACCCGCCATTTCCACGCGGCGCGCACTCTTGAGCATTGCCGCCCGGGCGCCACAGCTCCCATATGCCTACCAAGATGATTTTGTGGGGCTATTCGATGAGTGTCTTGTTCGTGCGGTTGAGTTGAAGCTGCGCAAACTGGCGCCGGCTCCATTGGAAACGTTGTTAAGCGCCAATGACCGCACTGGCTTCATTCTCGTGCGGCCGGTTTACGAGCAATTGGCGGTATTTGAGAAAGATCAGTCCTCCATGCGCCTTTATATGCCGGATCTCATCCGCTCCATCAAAGTGGCGCAGGAGCAGAAGCGCCTGCAGAGCGTTCAATTCGCGCCCGCCGGCGAGCGAATTCAGTCCGGTGGAATCGGCGGTGAGGGCGCATCCGCCAACGCCGTCGGAGAAGCCGTTGTCAACAATGCGCTGATGCGCGGCGATCGCCAGATCGCTTTGCAGGATGCCTCTGGCGCAGCGGCCACATTTCAGAGCGTCCTCGACCAGCATCCCAACCTCCCGCGAGCTTTGTACGGGCTGGCTCTTGCTTCGCTCTTGCAAAACCAGGGGCAAAAGGCTGAGGATATTTTTGAAAAGCTCATCCAGCCTCCGAATTCGGGCTCGAAGCAGCTGCCTCCCAGTCCGGACATTTTGGCATGGTCGCATGTTTACCTCGGCCGAATGCATGACGTTCAAGGCGATCGAGATGGCGCCATGAACGAGTATCGAGCGGCATTGGTCGTCAATGGCGCGCCGGAAGCCGCGCGCGCTGCGGCGCAGCAGGGAATTGATTCGCCGTACCGGCCTCCGGCCGGGGCACAAAAGCAATAG
- the rnc gene encoding ribonuclease III: protein MTDPEREDLEARLGHRFHKIGWLERALTHRSHTFLSEEHHNERLEFLGDSVLGLAVSQVLVLRFPDWEEGSLSKARARLVSAASAEVAANRLRLGDHLRLGPGEEKTGGRKKRNLLADAYEAVVGAIFRDAGFEPAAAFVERTLLHDTRFTDSLLDDEDNKSALQELLQGRGIPPAEYRVVKESGPEHQKIFRVSVRVDGRSLAEGEGRSKKSAEQAAAGLALKALLAEHAGDGKAR, encoded by the coding sequence ATGACCGATCCGGAAAGGGAAGATCTCGAAGCCAGACTTGGCCACCGATTTCACAAGATCGGATGGCTGGAGCGCGCGCTCACTCATCGTTCTCATACCTTCCTCTCTGAGGAACATCACAATGAGCGCCTCGAATTCTTGGGGGATAGCGTCCTTGGCTTGGCTGTAAGCCAGGTCCTCGTACTTCGCTTTCCGGATTGGGAAGAGGGGAGTCTCTCGAAAGCGCGTGCTCGCCTCGTGAGCGCCGCCAGTGCGGAGGTCGCCGCAAACAGACTGCGTCTTGGTGACCACTTGCGCCTTGGCCCCGGCGAGGAAAAAACGGGCGGCCGCAAAAAACGAAATCTGCTCGCTGATGCTTATGAGGCTGTCGTCGGTGCCATTTTCCGCGATGCGGGATTCGAACCGGCCGCCGCATTCGTCGAGCGAACGCTTCTCCATGACACCCGCTTCACGGATTCCTTGCTCGACGATGAAGACAACAAATCTGCTTTGCAAGAATTGCTGCAAGGCCGCGGAATACCGCCCGCGGAATACCGCGTCGTCAAGGAGTCGGGCCCTGAACATCAGAAAATATTTCGCGTTTCCGTCCGCGTCGATGGGCGTTCTTTGGCCGAAGGAGAGGGACGCAGCAAAAAATCGGCCGAGCAGGCCGCGGCAGGACTGGCCTTAAAAGCGCTGCTCGCCGAACATGCAGGCGACGGCAAGGCTCGCTGA
- a CDS encoding AsmA family protein, with translation MALAPTIGPNQSKSFGSRPLLPVAPAHARRIPRWFRILILAFAACLILDFGLSLLLEAGWLNRALTLRLEAAFGRPVEVSNYSFSLLEGPRLEANYITVAEDPRFGNEYFLRADQLAVGARWSELLRGHMEFGALSFVRPHLNLVHLPDGQWNLESWLPAPRGGFSPARGHASARISRIDVSEGRVDFKQSDDKLPFAFVDVKGSVEQLSPGTWNIALEAQPFRSSVVVQQAGLLSLRGTVGGTSSRLRPAALELDWNAASLSDILRLVKGWDYGVRGLLSLQLAARTTGTDWNFSSRTQLRRLHRWDLALRPDDLAVNLNVDAHWTPGSSQLSVTQAVLEAPRSNIHGAGNLTWVLGANPARAAVKDTQLRISSDGVDLADVLTWYRGFHPGVADQITLQGAASLDLSLSGWPPRVRSGFIRTSGAEIDGGAAPAPIRIGDASFNFSKAGASLNPVNIYLGTGLGKFELAGSMMRGSHSQPAWTLNGQTADVRILTASAAALGFSLPPGWIIAGPAQAHLQWPGHGFPQGVIAVDGLKIQAPFLNREISRVAATADLSSSGWKVQVGAADAFGANWHGTFERPNRNQEWQFALAANELNASEMDRWLNPQRRQNFLTRLLPFLATQPQPQPMPVWLRARGTLALGQFNLAPFVLHQLHADAAVDGRELRLTNAETGFYGGKLLGSIALNLVSQPTYEVNAKFRGVNLSQLAAHTFSLAELFSGSASGSLRISAKGIGREALLRSLSCQGAAQMSNAGYAGMDLLESISAGARRPGTTLFPAASADFSCSGGKVQFSRLLLTGSKNQIEAAGYVDFQRQLKFELHPVDNVQDENKNLKAPDPAHVFELSGTLKSPQLSRAGLHPPSR, from the coding sequence ATGGCGCTCGCCCCAACAATCGGTCCTAACCAGTCCAAAAGCTTCGGCAGTCGTCCGCTGCTGCCTGTCGCGCCCGCTCATGCGCGCCGCATTCCTCGCTGGTTCAGGATTCTCATCCTCGCGTTCGCCGCATGCCTCATCCTCGATTTCGGCCTTTCGCTCCTTCTGGAAGCTGGCTGGCTGAACCGCGCTTTGACGCTCAGGCTCGAAGCCGCATTTGGACGCCCCGTCGAAGTCAGCAACTATTCCTTCAGTCTGCTGGAAGGGCCGCGCCTCGAAGCGAATTACATCACCGTCGCCGAAGACCCGCGCTTCGGCAACGAATATTTCCTCCGCGCAGATCAGCTGGCCGTCGGCGCGCGCTGGAGCGAATTGCTTCGCGGCCACATGGAGTTCGGCGCACTCTCCTTTGTGCGGCCTCATCTCAATCTGGTTCATCTCCCCGATGGTCAGTGGAACCTCGAATCATGGCTCCCGGCCCCGCGCGGCGGCTTCTCGCCAGCGCGCGGACACGCCTCCGCGCGCATTTCGCGCATTGACGTCTCCGAGGGCCGCGTCGATTTCAAGCAGAGCGATGACAAATTGCCTTTCGCTTTTGTGGACGTGAAGGGCAGCGTCGAGCAGCTCAGTCCAGGCACGTGGAACATCGCCCTCGAAGCGCAGCCCTTTCGCTCCTCTGTTGTCGTGCAGCAGGCTGGATTGCTCAGTCTTCGCGGAACCGTTGGAGGCACTTCTTCGCGCCTGCGTCCCGCTGCGCTCGAGCTTGATTGGAACGCCGCATCTCTCTCGGACATTCTGAGGCTCGTGAAGGGGTGGGATTACGGCGTGCGCGGCCTTCTCTCTTTGCAGCTCGCTGCGCGGACCACGGGAACGGATTGGAATTTTTCGTCGCGCACGCAATTGCGTCGCTTGCATCGTTGGGATTTGGCCCTGCGCCCTGATGACCTGGCGGTTAATCTGAATGTCGACGCACATTGGACGCCCGGCAGCTCTCAGCTTAGTGTCACGCAGGCTGTCCTGGAAGCGCCTCGCTCGAACATTCACGGCGCAGGAAATCTGACTTGGGTTCTCGGCGCGAATCCCGCTCGCGCCGCCGTGAAAGACACCCAGCTCCGAATTTCCTCCGACGGAGTCGATCTCGCTGATGTCCTCACCTGGTATCGCGGCTTTCACCCTGGCGTCGCGGATCAGATCACGCTTCAGGGCGCGGCCTCACTTGATCTTTCTCTTTCCGGCTGGCCTCCTCGCGTTCGCAGTGGCTTCATTCGTACTTCTGGAGCCGAAATCGATGGCGGCGCAGCGCCCGCTCCCATTCGAATTGGCGATGCATCTTTCAATTTCTCCAAAGCGGGAGCCAGTCTCAATCCCGTAAATATTTATCTGGGAACGGGTCTGGGCAAATTCGAACTCGCTGGCTCCATGATGCGCGGTTCTCATTCTCAACCCGCGTGGACTCTCAACGGCCAGACTGCCGATGTGCGTATTCTCACCGCTTCCGCCGCTGCGTTAGGGTTCAGTTTGCCGCCCGGATGGATTATCGCGGGGCCTGCGCAAGCGCATTTGCAGTGGCCGGGCCACGGCTTTCCGCAGGGAGTCATCGCCGTGGACGGCTTGAAAATTCAGGCTCCGTTCCTCAATCGCGAAATCTCGCGCGTGGCGGCAACTGCTGACTTATCGTCTTCCGGCTGGAAAGTTCAAGTCGGCGCAGCGGATGCCTTTGGCGCGAACTGGCATGGGACCTTCGAGCGTCCCAATCGAAATCAGGAGTGGCAGTTTGCTCTCGCGGCAAATGAACTCAATGCCTCGGAGATGGATCGCTGGCTGAACCCTCAGCGCCGGCAAAATTTTCTGACGCGCCTCTTGCCGTTTCTCGCCACGCAGCCGCAGCCACAGCCGATGCCCGTGTGGCTCCGCGCCCGCGGCACGCTCGCTTTGGGTCAATTCAATTTGGCTCCCTTCGTCCTGCATCAACTGCACGCCGATGCCGCAGTAGACGGCCGCGAACTCCGTCTCACCAACGCGGAGACCGGTTTTTACGGTGGCAAATTGCTCGGCTCGATTGCTCTCAATCTCGTCTCGCAGCCAACGTATGAAGTGAATGCAAAATTCCGCGGCGTGAATTTAAGCCAGCTCGCGGCTCATACATTTTCTTTGGCCGAACTTTTTTCGGGCAGCGCCTCGGGCAGCCTGCGCATTTCCGCAAAGGGCATTGGCCGCGAAGCGCTCTTGCGTTCGCTCTCCTGCCAGGGCGCTGCGCAGATGAGCAATGCTGGTTACGCGGGAATGGATTTGCTCGAGTCCATAAGTGCTGGCGCGCGCCGCCCGGGAACCACGCTCTTTCCGGCAGCTTCCGCGGATTTCTCGTGCTCCGGCGGCAAAGTTCAGTTTTCTCGCTTGCTTCTCACTGGCTCGAAGAATCAAATCGAGGCCGCGGGTTACGTCGATTTTCAGCGCCAATTGAAATTCGAGCTGCACCCAGTTGACAATGTCCAGGACGAAAATAAAAATCTGAAAGCTCCCGATCCTGCACACGTCTTCGAATTGTCCGGCACTTTGAAATCTCCCCAGCTCTCCCGCGCCGGACTTCATCCGCCATCTCGATGA